A single genomic interval of Legionella israelensis harbors:
- a CDS encoding SURF1 family protein — protein MILLSGAFVLLFLRLGFWQIARGHAKQNMLAAQASLAKQPARHWQSGMPLPEQYRKISVRGQFMPQLFFFDNQHYQHQFGYHVLSPLQLQQDKDSVILVDRGWIKGDVMRRELPEVNVPLAIQVVHGASYYPLKNLISLGPMMERKDKNRTVIEHIDVQKLSYILQKKVYPFIIRLDEKEANGFVREWAVVSMPPQRHFAYAWQWFAMALLVTIIFFALNGKKQP, from the coding sequence ATGATTTTGCTGAGCGGGGCGTTTGTTTTGTTATTTTTACGCTTAGGTTTCTGGCAAATAGCTCGTGGGCACGCAAAACAAAACATGCTGGCGGCTCAAGCCAGTCTGGCAAAACAGCCAGCAAGGCATTGGCAGTCAGGTATGCCCTTGCCAGAACAATATCGAAAAATCAGCGTCAGGGGGCAATTCATGCCTCAATTATTTTTCTTTGATAACCAACATTATCAGCATCAATTTGGCTATCATGTCCTCTCTCCTTTACAATTGCAGCAGGATAAAGACAGCGTGATTCTTGTAGACAGAGGATGGATTAAAGGTGATGTGATGCGCAGAGAACTTCCCGAGGTCAATGTTCCATTGGCAATACAGGTCGTACATGGTGCAAGTTATTATCCCTTGAAAAATTTGATTTCTTTAGGGCCGATGATGGAGAGAAAAGATAAAAATCGAACAGTGATAGAGCATATTGATGTACAAAAGTTGAGCTATATTTTGCAAAAAAAAGTCTATCCGTTTATTATTCGCCTTGATGAAAAAGAAGCCAATGGATTTGTACGTGAGTGGGCGGTGGTCAGCATGCCTCCCCAACGCCATTTTGCTTATGCATGGCAATGGTTTGCTATGGCATTGCTGGTTACAATTATATTTTTCGCATTAAACGGTAAGAAACAACCATGA
- a CDS encoding COX15/CtaA family protein, which yields MSVKPLKKMATLAMFLALCVVMLGAYTRLTDAGLGCPDWPGCYGRMVLPSTNEGLNHAQIKYPQLPIEKSKAWTEMVHRYAAGMLALLIFGMLLTVWHKHRKGYHLPWHLPVFLLFLVIFQALLGMWTVTLKLLPVVVMAHLLGGIMIFSSLCRFRAELSEWPTENLPSYRLWIGLAVIIVFCQIALGGWVSANYAGVSCVGFPSCNGVFWPSMHFSEGFNLFSPVGANYQGGLLENEVRVSIQMVHRVGAIITALYVLALSSTVLVRSKPRSVLFMAAALALVLVLIQFTLGVMNVIYLLPLPVAVAHNGVAALLLATLFTMLHLTKSRRGGYAN from the coding sequence ATGTCAGTTAAACCGTTAAAAAAGATGGCCACCCTTGCCATGTTTCTCGCATTATGTGTGGTTATGCTGGGTGCTTATACCCGATTGACGGATGCCGGATTAGGTTGTCCGGACTGGCCTGGCTGCTATGGACGCATGGTTTTGCCATCAACAAATGAGGGTTTAAATCATGCTCAGATCAAGTATCCACAGCTTCCCATTGAAAAGAGCAAGGCCTGGACGGAAATGGTTCATCGATATGCAGCAGGAATGCTTGCTTTGTTGATTTTCGGAATGCTGCTCACCGTTTGGCATAAGCACAGAAAGGGATACCATTTGCCTTGGCATTTACCGGTGTTTTTGTTATTTCTGGTGATTTTCCAGGCTTTATTGGGAATGTGGACGGTGACCTTAAAATTACTGCCAGTGGTTGTTATGGCTCATTTATTAGGCGGCATTATGATTTTTTCCAGTCTGTGCCGTTTTCGTGCTGAACTCAGTGAATGGCCTACAGAAAATCTGCCATCCTATCGGCTCTGGATCGGGCTTGCAGTCATCATTGTCTTTTGCCAAATTGCTTTGGGAGGATGGGTCAGCGCTAATTATGCCGGTGTGTCCTGTGTGGGATTCCCAAGCTGTAATGGTGTGTTTTGGCCAAGCATGCATTTTTCTGAAGGCTTTAATCTGTTTTCACCCGTCGGTGCCAATTATCAGGGAGGGCTATTAGAGAATGAAGTGAGGGTATCCATTCAAATGGTTCATCGTGTGGGCGCGATCATTACTGCTTTATATGTGTTGGCGCTATCCAGCACAGTTTTGGTCAGAAGCAAGCCTCGCTCTGTTCTTTTCATGGCTGCGGCACTGGCTCTGGTGTTAGTGCTCATTCAATTTACCTTGGGGGTAATGAATGTGATATATTTGCTTCCGCTACCCGTTGCTGTTGCTCATAATGGTGTTGCGGCTTTGCTTCTGGCGACACTCTTTACCATGCTGCATTTGACGAAATCAAGGAGAGGGGGCTATGCAAATTGA
- the cyoE gene encoding heme o synthase → MQIEIMQRLSVTWRDYMELCKPRVVMLMLLTALVGMYLATPGWLSFSLILTALSGIGLCAGSAATINHLVDRRIDAIMARTKKRPVAHGRISVLRALTFAVILGISGLMILICCVNLLTALLTFLTLIGYAGIYTGYLKRATPQNIVIGGLAGAAPPLLGWTAVTNQLNPEALLLVLIIFTWTPPHFWALAIYRFEEYKHAKIPMLPVTHGIAFTKLNVLLYTILLFAVSILPFAVGMSGWLYLAGASILGARFLFWAIKLYRFERAVIAMQTFRFSIIYLMLLFLFLLTDHYL, encoded by the coding sequence ATGCAAATTGAGATCATGCAGCGTTTATCGGTGACCTGGCGGGATTACATGGAATTATGTAAGCCGCGTGTGGTTATGTTAATGTTATTAACGGCTTTGGTTGGCATGTATTTGGCAACCCCGGGTTGGTTGTCTTTTAGTTTGATACTGACCGCTTTGTCCGGCATAGGTCTTTGTGCTGGCAGTGCAGCGACCATCAATCACCTGGTGGACAGACGTATCGATGCCATCATGGCCCGCACGAAAAAAAGACCTGTTGCACATGGCCGCATTTCTGTTTTGCGGGCCCTCACTTTTGCTGTGATTCTGGGTATAAGCGGGCTGATGATTTTAATTTGTTGTGTCAATCTACTTACTGCCTTGCTGACTTTTTTGACCTTGATAGGTTATGCGGGCATCTATACTGGTTATTTGAAGCGAGCCACCCCCCAGAATATTGTGATTGGTGGTCTGGCAGGAGCTGCACCTCCATTGCTTGGATGGACCGCTGTAACCAATCAACTTAATCCAGAAGCTCTGCTTTTAGTGCTCATTATTTTTACCTGGACACCACCTCATTTCTGGGCATTGGCTATTTATCGCTTCGAAGAATACAAACATGCCAAAATTCCCATGCTGCCCGTAACCCATGGCATTGCATTTACTAAACTGAATGTTCTGTTATATACCATTTTATTATTTGCCGTCAGTATACTTCCTTTTGCTGTGGGCATGAGCGGCTGGTTATATCTTGCAGGAGCATCCATTCTGGGGGCGCGTTTTTTGTTTTGGGCGATAAAATTGTATCGTTTTGAGCGTGCGGTGATTGCGATGCAGACGTTTCGTTTTTCGATAATCTATTTAATGTTATTGTTTTTGTTTTTATTAACTGATCATTATTTGTAA
- a CDS encoding SCO family protein: protein MANQAQRVKLTVVGVLAFAALMLGVFVAQHLPFSKKIDTNKFHGTYLEQPRPVNSFQLTGIDQKPFTNDSMKGQWTMVFFGFTNCGYVCPTTMAELGKMYRLLEKKGIKTMPKVVMVSIDPERDSLDKLSHYVTAFDKHFYGARGDNERIKTLTREMGIAYAKVALSKDDAENYDIQHSGAVMLFNPKGELNAFFTTPHQADLLAEDYIQLVS from the coding sequence ATGGCAAATCAAGCTCAGCGTGTTAAATTAACCGTGGTGGGGGTGTTGGCTTTTGCAGCCTTAATGCTTGGTGTTTTTGTTGCTCAGCACCTTCCTTTCTCCAAAAAAATTGACACCAATAAATTTCACGGAACCTATTTAGAGCAACCGCGTCCTGTGAATTCTTTTCAATTAACCGGTATTGATCAAAAGCCCTTTACCAATGACAGCATGAAGGGACAATGGACCATGGTGTTTTTCGGCTTTACCAACTGTGGATATGTATGTCCCACCACCATGGCAGAATTAGGAAAAATGTATCGACTACTTGAGAAAAAAGGCATTAAAACCATGCCAAAAGTCGTGATGGTATCCATCGATCCTGAGCGCGACAGCTTAGATAAATTAAGTCATTATGTCACGGCGTTCGACAAGCATTTTTACGGAGCTCGTGGCGATAACGAACGCATAAAAACCTTAACCCGCGAAATGGGAATCGCCTATGCCAAAGTAGCCTTAAGTAAGGATGACGCTGAAAATTACGATATCCAGCACAGTGGGGCTGTGATGTTGTTTAATCCAAAAGGTGAACTCAATGCCTTTTTTACAACACCTCATCAAGCCGATCTACTGGCTGAAGATTATATCCAACTCGTCTCTTAA
- the rimK gene encoding 30S ribosomal protein S6--L-glutamate ligase codes for MKIAILATNPKLYSHQRLKEAGEEAGHEVSIINPLYCYLNVAASNPKVHYRGGEALPRFDAVIPRIGASITYYGTAVLRHMETMGMYAVNESIAISRSRDKFRALQLLARKGIPMPLTSFAQSPDDTEDLIRMVGGAPLVIKLLEGTQGKGVILADSHQSAVSIINAFKGMDANILVQEFIEESHGTDIRCFVIGDKVVAAIKRQAKEGDFRANVHQGGKAVKVKLSPQERAIAVSAAKTMGLKVAGVDLIRSNHGPLVLEINSSPGLEGIEKTTQVNIAAKIIQYIEKHAKPKNIHTRFQG; via the coding sequence ATGAAGATCGCTATATTGGCTACAAATCCAAAACTTTATTCTCACCAAAGATTGAAAGAAGCCGGCGAGGAGGCTGGCCATGAGGTGAGTATTATCAATCCTCTTTATTGTTATTTAAACGTCGCGGCTTCAAATCCTAAAGTACATTATCGAGGAGGTGAAGCTTTGCCTCGTTTTGATGCGGTTATTCCTCGCATAGGCGCATCGATTACTTATTATGGGACCGCTGTATTACGACATATGGAAACCATGGGAATGTACGCAGTCAATGAGTCGATTGCCATTTCCCGTTCAAGGGATAAATTTCGTGCTTTGCAATTATTAGCCCGTAAAGGCATTCCTATGCCCTTGACCAGTTTTGCTCAATCCCCCGATGATACGGAAGATTTGATTCGTATGGTGGGTGGGGCTCCGTTGGTTATTAAGTTGTTGGAAGGGACTCAGGGAAAAGGGGTCATTCTTGCCGATAGTCATCAATCGGCAGTAAGCATCATCAATGCCTTTAAGGGAATGGATGCCAATATTCTGGTGCAGGAATTTATCGAAGAATCACATGGTACGGATATTCGTTGTTTTGTTATTGGCGACAAAGTAGTGGCTGCTATAAAGCGGCAGGCTAAAGAGGGTGATTTTCGCGCCAATGTTCATCAAGGAGGCAAAGCCGTTAAGGTGAAGCTTTCGCCTCAGGAAAGAGCTATTGCCGTTAGTGCGGCAAAAACCATGGGACTGAAAGTTGCAGGTGTCGATCTTATTCGTTCCAACCATGGGCCTTTGGTGTTGGAAATCAATTCGTCCCCTGGATTGGAAGGCATTGAAAAAACGACCCAGGTGAATATTGCTGCTAAAATTATTCAATATATAGAAAAACATGCCAAACCTAAAAATATCCATACACGGTTTCAAGGATGA
- a CDS encoding succinylglutamate desuccinylase/aspartoacylase family protein: MTKRASIVIAGEEVKAGSSRCVKLSLSMLHTSTPIEVPIYVFHGKKEGPVLFVSAAIHGDEINGVEIIRRLHHSPQIKRLHGTLMTIPIVNVYGFLLQSRYLPDRRDLNRQFPGTEEGSLASRLAYLLMKEVVRHSTHGIDLHTGAIHRSNYPQTRYNASCQKSFLLAESFGAPVMLPSNLRDGSLRHATDNLDIPVIVYEAGEALRFDEFAIRLGVRGILKVMASLHMISPHKSSSRSLDSRVAVAKTSYWVRAPMSGMVTHPRPLGERVQKEDRLALIVDPLGEDEIAVLSPAEGVIIGKSNIPLTNTGDALFHLALFEKFDEPNLPTEFSED; encoded by the coding sequence ATGACAAAACGAGCAAGTATTGTTATTGCTGGCGAAGAGGTTAAAGCCGGCTCATCACGATGTGTAAAGTTGTCGTTATCTATGTTACATACATCGACTCCCATCGAGGTCCCCATTTATGTGTTTCACGGCAAAAAAGAGGGTCCGGTACTCTTTGTCTCCGCGGCCATTCATGGAGATGAGATCAACGGTGTGGAGATTATCCGGCGCTTGCATCACTCACCTCAAATCAAACGTCTGCATGGAACCTTAATGACCATACCTATCGTGAATGTCTATGGTTTTCTGCTTCAATCACGATATTTACCAGATAGAAGGGATTTGAATCGTCAGTTTCCAGGTACCGAAGAAGGCTCGTTGGCATCGAGGCTGGCTTATTTGCTTATGAAAGAAGTTGTTCGGCATTCAACACATGGCATTGATTTACATACAGGAGCCATTCACCGCTCAAACTATCCTCAAACTCGTTACAATGCCTCCTGTCAGAAGTCCTTCTTGCTTGCTGAGTCCTTTGGAGCGCCGGTAATGCTCCCTTCTAACCTCCGTGATGGCTCTTTAAGGCATGCCACGGACAATCTGGATATTCCAGTGATCGTGTATGAAGCGGGAGAAGCCTTGCGTTTTGATGAATTTGCTATCAGGCTTGGAGTAAGAGGTATTCTCAAAGTCATGGCTTCACTTCATATGATTTCACCACATAAATCATCTTCCCGCTCATTGGATTCCAGAGTGGCGGTTGCCAAAACGTCTTATTGGGTTCGAGCTCCTATGAGTGGCATGGTTACACACCCCAGGCCATTAGGAGAAAGGGTGCAAAAAGAGGATAGGCTGGCTTTAATTGTTGATCCGCTAGGTGAGGATGAAATTGCCGTTCTTTCCCCGGCAGAGGGTGTGATCATTGGTAAATCGAATATCCCTTTAACCAATACCGGCGATGCTCTGTTTCATCTGGCTTTATTTGAAAAATTTGATGAGCCGAATTTGCCCACAGAATTTTCGGAAGACTGA
- the hemH gene encoding ferrochelatase, which translates to MKKGLLLINLGTPEHPDIFSVGRYLSEFLADKRVIDLPAPLRYLLLYGFILPFRLKASTAAYRSIWTAKGSPLLYHSQRLVKKVQQKAGNECKVVLGMRYGRPSIDEALQSLKSCEHITILPLYPQYSSAATGSSIEYCLHLMKTQTIFPSLKIIRDFYQHPAFIKAQAELIAPFFTKQDHLLFSYHGLPERQLLKKACPVLCQRECRPMMLDNQACYRAQCYQTSRLLAQQLNLTETQFSTSFQSRLGKTPWIKPYTDEMLPLLISKGIKRLVVACPSFMADCLETLEEIGIRAREQWLAAGGEELKLVTCLNDNASWAEAILKITRIHS; encoded by the coding sequence ATGAAAAAAGGTTTGCTTCTCATTAACCTCGGAACACCTGAGCATCCCGATATATTCTCGGTGGGACGTTATTTGAGCGAATTTCTTGCCGACAAAAGAGTCATTGATCTGCCAGCTCCGTTACGGTATCTCTTATTATATGGCTTTATTTTACCTTTTCGTCTTAAAGCCTCTACAGCAGCCTACCGCTCCATATGGACAGCAAAAGGCTCGCCACTTTTATATCACAGCCAACGACTGGTCAAAAAAGTTCAGCAGAAAGCAGGAAATGAGTGCAAGGTCGTTCTGGGCATGCGTTATGGCCGTCCAAGTATTGATGAAGCGCTACAATCGCTTAAATCATGTGAACATATCACCATTTTACCTTTATACCCACAGTATTCATCAGCAGCCACAGGTTCATCCATAGAATACTGTCTCCATCTTATGAAAACACAAACCATTTTTCCTTCTCTGAAGATTATCAGAGATTTTTATCAACATCCTGCATTTATTAAAGCCCAAGCTGAACTTATCGCTCCTTTTTTTACAAAGCAGGATCACTTGTTATTCAGTTACCATGGTTTACCCGAACGACAACTGCTCAAAAAGGCATGTCCTGTTCTCTGCCAGAGAGAGTGTAGGCCCATGATGCTGGATAATCAGGCTTGCTACAGAGCACAATGTTACCAAACCTCCCGCCTGCTAGCGCAGCAATTAAACCTTACAGAAACTCAGTTCAGTACTTCATTCCAATCAAGGCTGGGCAAAACACCCTGGATCAAGCCCTATACCGACGAAATGCTCCCACTGCTCATCAGCAAAGGCATTAAACGACTCGTGGTCGCCTGCCCATCTTTTATGGCCGATTGTCTGGAAACGCTTGAAGAGATTGGAATACGGGCCAGAGAACAATGGCTGGCAGCGGGCGGTGAAGAACTCAAGCTTGTAACCTGTTTAAACGATAATGCATCCTGGGCTGAGGCGATATTGAAAATAACCAGAATCCATTCTTAA
- a CDS encoding cold-shock protein — MAKGEVKWFNNAKGWGFIIPEQGGDDIFVHFSAINGAGYKTLTPGQIVTYDVEEGERGLHASNVTALDEIAEEEMA, encoded by the coding sequence ATGGCTAAAGGCGAAGTTAAATGGTTTAATAACGCCAAAGGTTGGGGATTCATCATTCCAGAACAAGGTGGAGATGATATTTTTGTTCATTTCTCAGCCATTAATGGTGCAGGATATAAAACACTTACTCCCGGGCAAATAGTGACTTATGATGTAGAAGAAGGAGAGAGAGGACTTCATGCATCAAATGTAACTGCGCTGGATGAGATAGCAGAAGAAGAAATGGCTTAG
- a CDS encoding HlyC/CorC family transporter, with product MHFSLTTLALILLFLIFLSGFFSGSEIGTMSINRYRLRHLVKKGNKRAIRVYTMLSRPDQLLSVILIGNTLANIVASTVTTLIGQRVYGDAGVAIGTILLTMVILVFSEMTPKTLAALYPQQVAFLTSGPLRILQILFAPFVFIISWIAKAILRLFGLSVNRVHTEALSGEELRSMVHEAGGILPSEHKSMLLSLLDLEGATVEDIMVPSADIVGIDLEQSWQQVLEQLESTQHTRLPLYRDSIDNIVGMVHLRRVLHLLLEDQLDKETLLNIAETPYFIPEGTPLNVQILNFRKMKKRSCFVVDEYGDLQGLVTMEDILEEVVGEFTTDIADLSRDIVPQEDGSVIVDASITLRQLNRAMAWQLPSLGPRTLSGLIIEYLGYIPPADCCLMIEQYRIEILKVGEKTIKSVKIVKAGKITKKIGF from the coding sequence GTGCATTTTTCTCTTACTACTCTGGCGCTCATTCTTCTTTTTCTTATTTTTTTATCGGGATTTTTTTCAGGCTCTGAAATAGGCACAATGTCTATAAATCGTTATCGATTAAGACATTTGGTTAAAAAAGGAAATAAAAGAGCTATCCGTGTCTATACAATGCTTTCGCGACCAGATCAATTGTTAAGCGTGATATTAATTGGCAATACTCTGGCTAATATTGTGGCTTCAACAGTGACTACACTAATTGGTCAACGTGTTTATGGAGATGCAGGAGTTGCGATTGGGACGATATTGTTAACGATGGTAATTTTGGTGTTTTCCGAAATGACACCTAAAACACTGGCGGCTTTATATCCTCAGCAGGTTGCCTTCCTTACTTCGGGACCATTGAGAATTTTACAGATACTTTTTGCCCCTTTTGTTTTTATTATATCCTGGATAGCCAAAGCAATTCTTCGTCTTTTTGGTTTATCGGTAAACCGGGTGCACACTGAGGCACTCTCAGGAGAAGAGTTGCGTTCCATGGTTCATGAAGCCGGTGGGATTTTGCCGTCGGAACATAAAAGCATGCTGTTGAGCCTGCTTGATCTGGAAGGAGCTACAGTGGAAGATATCATGGTCCCCAGTGCTGATATCGTTGGTATTGATTTGGAGCAATCCTGGCAGCAAGTGCTCGAGCAATTGGAGTCCACGCAGCATACCCGCCTGCCTTTGTATCGCGATTCAATTGATAATATTGTTGGCATGGTCCATCTCCGTAGGGTTTTGCATTTACTTTTAGAAGATCAACTGGATAAAGAGACACTGTTAAATATTGCCGAGACACCTTATTTTATACCGGAAGGTACACCTTTAAATGTGCAGATTTTAAATTTTCGCAAAATGAAAAAACGTAGCTGTTTTGTGGTGGATGAATATGGTGATCTTCAGGGATTAGTGACCATGGAGGATATTCTTGAGGAAGTGGTGGGAGAATTTACCACAGATATTGCTGATTTAAGTCGTGATATCGTTCCTCAGGAAGACGGTTCAGTGATCGTTGACGCCAGCATTACCTTACGTCAGCTCAATCGGGCAATGGCTTGGCAATTGCCTTCTCTAGGCCCGCGAACTCTCAGTGGCTTGATCATTGAGTATTTGGGTTATATACCACCGGCTGATTGCTGTTTGATGATTGAGCAATATCGGATTGAAATTCTGAAGGTTGGCGAGAAAACGATAAAAAGCGTCAAGATAGTAAAAGCTGGAAAGATAACAAAAAAGATCGGATTTTAG
- a CDS encoding response regulator transcription factor produces MEENDYLLFFDKDPVDPELEDYFKNFNINIVQKSNLTAVQPMATLPTAILISWSLLKEQPDMLQTIYQSFQTPLIVIQEHRDEQSCVNLLEKGADDVLVKPLLPRELHARINAIHRRVTGMQSQMAEDKEVLKFANWRLYPSSRQVFDENHEELTLSAGEYDLLYAFIQQPHQVLTREFLSQITKHSDLGPLDRRIDVQISRLRHKIEPQAKKPGLIKTIRNEGYLFTANVLVLKESEL; encoded by the coding sequence ATGGAAGAAAACGATTATTTACTTTTTTTTGATAAAGACCCGGTCGACCCAGAACTGGAAGATTATTTTAAAAATTTTAATATCAATATTGTTCAAAAAAGCAACTTAACAGCCGTTCAGCCCATGGCCACTTTACCAACGGCCATTTTAATCAGCTGGTCGCTATTGAAAGAGCAGCCGGACATGCTACAAACCATTTACCAATCGTTTCAAACACCGCTTATCGTCATTCAGGAGCATCGCGATGAACAAAGCTGTGTCAACCTCCTTGAAAAAGGTGCAGATGATGTGTTGGTCAAACCTTTACTTCCTCGAGAGCTGCACGCACGAATTAATGCTATCCACAGGCGCGTAACGGGTATGCAATCGCAAATGGCCGAGGATAAAGAAGTTTTAAAATTTGCCAATTGGCGTCTTTACCCTTCCTCCAGACAAGTGTTTGACGAGAACCATGAAGAACTAACCCTGAGTGCAGGTGAATACGATCTGTTATATGCATTTATACAGCAACCTCATCAGGTACTGACACGGGAATTTTTATCTCAGATCACCAAACACAGTGATCTTGGGCCCCTTGACCGGCGAATTGATGTACAAATCAGTCGTCTGCGTCATAAAATAGAACCCCAGGCGAAAAAACCCGGACTCATTAAAACTATTCGTAATGAGGGATATCTATTTACCGCGAATGTCTTGGTCCTGAAAGAAAGCGAGTTGTAG
- a CDS encoding sulfatase-like hydrolase/transferase: protein MRSKIFSHFLLFNLLFFSLQLIFILNKSSSFISAVPLPWQVHTELLLTLFIHIGLYCILSFIQSLLLMGVMAHYRHFFTWQQGLIIIWALTVCALVTANIYFFPLSLFSKLFSPPIPRSIVTFLLLLSSGVLTLLCINALLSPFRKSFIIISVALFIVFFAHIPGILQNKKSSEIHKKPNIILIGIDSLSPDNINKENMPHLTRILENSTIFTDTISPLARTYPAWTSILTGLYPKRHHARYNLIAKNMVKSPASIAWDLKRQGYLTVFATDDRRFNSIGKEFGFDKTIGPQFGVNDVILGAFNDFPLSNLLINLPAGYWLFPYNHMNRASYFSYYPQTFNKQLKTQVKRLESKKPLFLIVHFTLPHWPYAWAVSLPAQVKDEYSMEEREQLYKAALKRVDFQLADTVNWLKKQSYLNNSFLMFLSDHGEALYVKGSRPITLEKYQGVKPSPFFDYLKRKTATELDKSAGHGSDLLSPEQYRCLLAFKWYSQGKLINKPAKISTRVSLIDVAPTLYDFMDTAKQRKMDGISLLRQIIYPSAQLPERSFYLESGMLPNQALTQEKARKLGQKLFIVNASGELELKKDQLPYLDEMKLYGIISGDWLLALYPDDKEYITVIQNLSSHQWTDDKDSPFYKKSKAEQLLKQLQNFLLH from the coding sequence ATGCGATCTAAAATTTTCAGTCATTTTTTACTATTTAATCTACTTTTTTTTAGTTTACAGCTTATCTTTATCCTCAATAAAAGTAGCAGTTTCATTAGTGCTGTCCCACTTCCATGGCAAGTACACACGGAATTGCTGTTAACCCTTTTTATTCATATTGGCCTCTACTGCATTTTGTCTTTTATACAGAGTCTATTGCTGATGGGGGTAATGGCCCACTACCGGCATTTTTTCACATGGCAGCAGGGATTAATCATTATTTGGGCATTAACCGTTTGCGCATTAGTCACAGCCAATATTTATTTTTTCCCCTTAAGTCTATTCAGTAAACTGTTTTCACCACCTATTCCGAGAAGTATTGTTACTTTTCTTCTACTGCTCTCGTCAGGCGTTCTGACTTTATTATGTATCAATGCGCTTTTAAGTCCTTTTCGAAAGTCTTTCATCATCATTTCTGTCGCATTATTTATTGTGTTTTTTGCTCATATTCCAGGCATCTTGCAGAATAAAAAATCATCTGAAATACATAAAAAGCCCAATATTATTCTTATAGGCATCGATTCTTTAAGCCCAGACAATATCAACAAGGAAAACATGCCTCACCTGACCCGTATTCTTGAAAACAGCACGATATTTACTGATACCATTAGCCCATTGGCAAGAACATACCCCGCCTGGACCAGCATTCTTACTGGGCTTTATCCTAAACGGCATCATGCCCGTTATAATTTAATTGCCAAAAACATGGTTAAAAGCCCAGCCAGCATTGCCTGGGATTTAAAACGACAAGGCTATCTGACCGTTTTTGCCACTGATGATCGTCGATTCAACAGCATAGGAAAAGAATTCGGCTTTGATAAAACGATTGGTCCGCAATTTGGCGTGAATGATGTGATACTAGGTGCTTTTAATGATTTTCCCTTAAGTAATTTGTTGATTAACTTACCCGCCGGCTACTGGCTCTTTCCTTACAATCATATGAACCGTGCTTCCTATTTTTCCTACTACCCACAAACCTTTAACAAACAGCTTAAAACACAAGTAAAGCGGCTGGAATCAAAAAAGCCGCTCTTTTTAATCGTACATTTTACCTTACCACACTGGCCTTATGCCTGGGCTGTCTCCTTACCGGCACAGGTTAAGGATGAATATAGCATGGAAGAACGGGAACAGCTGTATAAAGCAGCTTTAAAGCGTGTCGATTTTCAGCTGGCTGATACGGTTAACTGGTTAAAAAAACAAAGCTATCTCAATAATAGTTTTTTGATGTTTCTAAGTGATCACGGCGAAGCATTGTATGTAAAGGGTTCAAGGCCAATCACATTAGAAAAATATCAGGGCGTCAAACCAAGCCCATTTTTTGATTATTTAAAAAGAAAAACAGCAACAGAGTTAGACAAAAGTGCAGGACATGGCTCAGATTTATTAAGCCCGGAGCAATATCGCTGTCTTCTGGCTTTTAAATGGTATTCTCAGGGGAAGCTCATTAACAAGCCCGCAAAAATAAGTACCAGAGTTAGTCTAATTGACGTTGCCCCGACTCTTTATGATTTTATGGATACTGCAAAGCAACGGAAAATGGATGGTATATCTTTACTCCGTCAAATTATTTATCCTTCCGCCCAACTTCCTGAAAGATCATTTTACCTGGAAAGCGGCATGCTGCCCAATCAGGCACTCACTCAGGAAAAAGCAAGGAAGCTGGGACAAAAACTGTTTATAGTAAATGCCTCTGGTGAGCTTGAGCTTAAGAAAGATCAACTTCCCTATCTTGATGAAATGAAGCTTTATGGCATTATATCCGGGGATTGGCTGTTGGCTTTGTATCCGGATGACAAGGAGTATATTACTGTTATTCAGAACTTATCCTCTCATCAATGGACCGATGATAAAGACAGTCCATTTTACAAAAAATCGAAAGCTGAACAATTACTTAAACAGCTTCAGAATTTTCTACTGCATTAA